One window of Legionella pneumophila subsp. pneumophila str. Philadelphia 1 genomic DNA carries:
- a CDS encoding ABC transporter permease: protein MGFKYQLIALYTLVRREVVRMFRISSQVFLPPVITTTLYFLIFGSLIGPRIGDIEGVDYSQFIAPGLIMMSVIINSYGNVSNSLFSVRFQKSIEEMLISPMHNGLLLLGYVIGGVLRGLIVAILVFVISTFFLPVELDHLPMTLLVVVLVAAIFSLAGFTNAMVARNFDDIMLIPTFILTPLTYLGGVFYSINMLPPFWQKISLFNPILYMVNALRHTMIDQEEVSITLAMIIIFLMLIALTVGNMILLKKGVGFRE, encoded by the coding sequence ATGGGATTTAAATATCAACTTATTGCCCTTTATACCCTGGTAAGACGTGAAGTGGTTCGTATGTTTCGCATTTCGAGTCAAGTATTTTTGCCGCCAGTAATCACCACAACGTTATATTTTCTAATTTTTGGAAGTTTAATTGGACCTCGTATTGGAGATATTGAGGGCGTGGATTATTCACAATTCATAGCACCCGGATTAATTATGATGTCCGTTATTATTAATTCCTATGGAAACGTCTCTAATTCACTATTCAGCGTAAGATTTCAAAAAAGTATAGAGGAAATGCTGATTAGTCCCATGCATAATGGACTTTTATTGTTAGGTTATGTGATAGGAGGCGTGCTGAGAGGATTGATCGTCGCAATTCTGGTTTTTGTTATCTCTACCTTTTTTCTGCCTGTTGAATTAGATCATTTACCAATGACCCTTCTAGTTGTCGTGCTTGTTGCAGCCATATTCTCACTGGCTGGATTTACCAATGCCATGGTCGCTCGAAATTTTGATGACATCATGCTGATACCCACCTTTATCCTGACCCCTCTTACTTACTTGGGAGGAGTCTTTTACAGTATTAATATGCTGCCCCCCTTTTGGCAAAAAATCTCTCTTTTCAATCCAATTTTATACATGGTAAACGCTTTAAGACACACCATGATCGATCAGGAAGAAGTTAGTATTACTCTGGCTATGATTATTATTTTCCTGATGTTAATTGCTTTGACAGTAGGGAATATGATTCTTTTAAAAAAAGGGGTGGGATTTCGCGAATAA
- a CDS encoding ABC transporter ATP-binding protein, with the protein MHALEIKQLSKTYSNGVEALKGIDLTVNTGDFFALLGANGAGKSTTIGLITSLVNKTSGNIKIYGFDLDAYPEKAKSCLGLVPQEVNLNIFENCEQILLNQAGYYGISRKKAFPRAEALLEQLGLWDKRRSIVRHLSGGMKRRLMIARALIHQPKLLILDEPTAGVDIEIRHSMWDFLARTNAEGTTIILTTHYLEEAEQLCKNIAIIDKGQIIKNTSMKALLQTLRHQTFIFNTENPIDYLPDIHPFNVTPIDPTTFELRVDNNFSLNEVFSVLTKQGIKIHSMRNKTNRLEELFMDLIKNGI; encoded by the coding sequence ATGCATGCCTTAGAAATTAAACAACTTTCAAAAACCTACTCGAATGGAGTTGAAGCGTTAAAAGGCATTGATTTAACAGTGAATACCGGCGATTTTTTTGCCCTGTTAGGAGCAAATGGCGCTGGCAAATCGACTACCATTGGTTTAATCACATCTTTAGTCAATAAAACTTCAGGAAACATCAAAATTTACGGCTTCGACCTGGATGCTTATCCCGAAAAAGCCAAATCTTGTCTGGGACTTGTCCCTCAAGAAGTCAATCTGAATATTTTTGAAAACTGCGAGCAAATTTTACTGAATCAAGCTGGCTATTATGGCATTTCAAGAAAAAAGGCTTTCCCCAGAGCGGAAGCCTTGCTAGAACAACTAGGACTTTGGGACAAGAGACGTTCTATAGTACGGCATTTATCAGGTGGAATGAAGAGAAGACTTATGATTGCCAGAGCACTGATTCATCAACCCAAATTACTGATTCTGGATGAACCCACCGCCGGTGTTGATATAGAAATAAGACACAGCATGTGGGATTTTCTAGCGAGAACTAATGCAGAAGGAACAACGATTATCCTGACGACTCATTACCTGGAAGAAGCAGAACAATTATGTAAAAACATCGCAATAATCGATAAAGGTCAAATTATTAAAAATACCTCAATGAAAGCCTTATTACAAACCTTACGCCATCAAACCTTTATCTTTAACACAGAAAACCCTATTGATTATTTGCCGGATATACACCCGTTCAATGTGACTCCGATTGATCCAACTACTTTTGAATTGCGTGTTGACAATAACTTCAGTTTAAATGAAGTATTCTCTGTATTAACAAAACAGGGAATAAAGATTCACAGCATGCGCAATAAAACCAACCGATTAGAAGAACTTTTTATGGATCTGATTAAAAATGGGATTTAA
- the vipA gene encoding Dot/Icm T4SS effector VipA: MKHYDSMDQELITMPISNAFLKLFSEFVDNYARNGTPSFYHWAKEQNHEVINKFFHELLEIIKSNTETFHDVSIIEHLNATVLLSAKTNPYLLDCWISFITKYNAETNSFTPIGASMHIKVGPEGTPSERIIRELKESLVMTQQAFILAQKANATEVDSLKRQLEQTKQENERLVTQNQFLKDQVRAEKTFADLNPQINNARQQLSALTELIQTLSEITNAKPKIETVSSLSIPVVTENKSELLKENSCSVASVSKEVTPAISQEPKKRPVPPPPNDTDGQALSPNIPPKEDVSIKVTIPSMPKPNSTQPAAKNSGFFSGDGFLKELNAKIKERKERPKDEPHTTPVEKKNL; the protein is encoded by the coding sequence ATGAAACACTATGATTCCATGGATCAGGAGTTAATTACCATGCCTATCAGTAATGCCTTTCTTAAGTTATTCAGTGAATTTGTTGATAATTATGCGCGCAATGGCACCCCTTCATTTTATCATTGGGCAAAGGAACAAAACCATGAAGTCATTAACAAATTTTTCCATGAGCTTTTGGAAATTATTAAATCAAACACAGAAACATTTCATGATGTCAGTATCATAGAGCACCTTAATGCTACAGTACTATTATCAGCAAAGACCAATCCCTACTTACTCGATTGTTGGATTTCATTTATTACTAAATACAATGCTGAAACCAACAGTTTTACCCCAATAGGGGCTTCGATGCACATTAAAGTCGGGCCAGAAGGCACGCCATCCGAACGGATAATAAGGGAGCTCAAAGAAAGTCTGGTCATGACGCAACAAGCGTTTATTTTAGCTCAAAAGGCCAATGCTACGGAAGTTGATTCTTTAAAAAGACAACTTGAGCAAACAAAGCAAGAAAACGAGCGCTTAGTCACACAAAATCAGTTTCTAAAGGATCAAGTCAGGGCAGAGAAAACATTTGCAGACCTTAACCCACAGATTAACAATGCCCGGCAGCAACTCAGTGCTTTAACAGAATTAATACAAACTCTAAGCGAAATCACAAATGCCAAACCCAAAATAGAAACTGTATCTTCCTTATCCATTCCAGTTGTTACAGAAAATAAATCTGAACTTCTAAAGGAAAATTCATGCTCTGTCGCTTCTGTATCCAAGGAAGTTACTCCTGCAATCAGTCAAGAGCCGAAAAAAAGACCAGTTCCACCCCCCCCCAATGATACGGATGGTCAAGCATTATCCCCCAATATACCCCCTAAAGAAGATGTGTCTATAAAAGTTACAATACCGTCCATGCCCAAACCAAATTCAACCCAGCCTGCTGCAAAAAATTCAGGTTTCTTTTCAGGCGATGGTTTTTTAAAAGAGTTAAATGCAAAAATTAAAGAAAGAAAGGAACGCCCAAAAGATGAGCCACATACCACTCCCGTCGAAAAAAAAAATCTCTAG
- a CDS encoding 2OG-Fe(II) oxygenase yields the protein MFNPDLIAHNICTQGFHIIDEFLEEAHYCSLRNMAYELKQQNLFRNAKIGQNLQAQQNDKIRSDQIFWIDADSPYPPIQAYLKKLISLGNILNQTMYLGLAEFETHFAIYLPGTFYRKHIDQFESTKTRKISFVYYLNDTWQKEFGGELLLYNIEDELIQNISPLGNRFVCFDSQLPHEVYPTQRTRFSMTGWMKTRSTSVLADNKLTKITQ from the coding sequence TTGTTTAATCCGGACTTAATCGCCCATAATATTTGTACTCAAGGCTTTCATATCATTGATGAATTTCTGGAAGAGGCACACTACTGCTCTTTACGAAACATGGCTTATGAATTAAAACAGCAAAATTTATTCAGAAATGCCAAAATTGGCCAGAACTTACAAGCACAGCAAAATGACAAGATTAGAAGCGATCAAATTTTCTGGATAGATGCAGACTCCCCTTATCCGCCCATTCAAGCTTACTTAAAAAAACTTATCTCTTTGGGCAATATTCTGAATCAAACCATGTATCTTGGTTTAGCAGAATTTGAAACTCATTTTGCAATTTATCTCCCTGGAACCTTTTATAGAAAGCACATTGATCAATTTGAAAGTACAAAAACCAGGAAAATATCATTTGTCTATTATTTGAATGACACTTGGCAAAAAGAATTTGGTGGCGAATTGTTACTCTACAATATTGAAGATGAGCTCATTCAAAACATTTCTCCATTGGGGAATCGGTTCGTCTGTTTTGATAGTCAATTACCGCACGAAGTCTACCCAACTCAGCGAACGCGCTTCAGTATGACAGGCTGGATGAAAACACGCTCAACCTCCGTACTGGCCGACAATAAACTGACCAAAATAACCCAGTAG